The genomic window GACCATAGTGGAAAGATAGCTATAGTGAGTCAGGCATACAGCGGTCCAATGGACCTGTGGGTTCTTGAAGATGTCAGCAAAGAAGAGTGGTCAAAAGTTGCTGCCATAGTTCCTTCTATTACAGATATAGTTGGGAATGATCAAAGAGTCATTTTCAGGGGTATACTTTCTACTGGTGAGATTATACTTTCACTGCTCCCAACCCCCAAGCCGcccttcttttttctctgttaCGATCCCAAGGAAAAAACTGCTAGAAAAGTTGTGATTCAAGGAATTGGAGAAGACTATGCTGCTATTAATGTCTTTTTCGATCACGTAGAGAGTCATATGGTTCTGTCGAAGCTaacttaatatatatgttgatgaCTAGTTCGTTTGGTTTTTCcccaagcttctcttctttgttcaatTTCCATTTCAGTTCTCGGATAGATATAGTTTTAAAGACTCTCTTCTTTGATATTGGAATTGAGACATTTGATTCACCATTTGTCTAGTCTTTTGGTCAATGGTTTTCTATGCTTTCGGATTATGCAAATGCAATGCTTATGACTTGATTAAAGTAACTTTTGCGTGGATCTTACAAGCTTCGGTTTTATatttggagagaagaaaaagagttttgtgTTGCCTAGACggatcttcttcatcattttatGACTCAACCTTATATATCGTTGCATGCATTGATAcatatattgaagaaaaagctCAGTTGAAACCAAATTGTTGATGTTTCTTGGTACTGCCTCTGCCACATAATCCGAGTTCACAAGTGCTCTTATAACTTCTGTCAGAGTGGAAATATACAATTGCAAATCAGAGCTACAAAGACCGGTTTCTTGAATCAAAttcattctttcttcaaatccaAGAGTAGACGCCAAAAGGACATACATATTGACTCTGTATCATCAAGTGTGAGCTGATTGTGAAGACAATATTCTTGAATGGTTATGCTCGCCTTCGTAAGTTACAATTAACATTGAAGTTTCATCAATACATCGCTCCACATGCTTCCTTGCTGGACAACCTCTCACACTGCTGCATTTATAGTATCCCCTGCAACCgaaacaacaaaaggaaaCTTATATCAAAATCGACATAAAGTTATTGAAATCTTATACCAGaagatgtttatatatataccgtGGATGCGGTGAACCCTTTATCGGTTTCTGTCCATACTTCCTCCAAGAATACTCATCTGGAGGAATGTCTGCAATCTTGTTACTGATTGCAGGCACCTTGATTGATCGTTTTACCCTCAGTTTCCTGTATAAGATCAAACCTTTACAAAGAGAtacaaaaagaacaatttaAAGGGTCAAGATTGTCACAAAGAACAATGACAAACCTTTTCTTGGAACAGTGACATTTGCTTCGACTTCCGCATTTCAAACTACCAGAGCACATCTTCCGGGTATGCTGTTGGTCAGACCCACGGGACAATCCGGTCAAATGGAACGAGTTCCTATCGTAGTCTGTTACACTAGCATCCATGCTAAGAGATGACACAAATGATCTTGATCCGTTTGATACACTCGGAGTATAGCAACTACTACCAGATCCATCAAACTTAAGGTTTACACCGCTATTACTCCTGGAGTAAGCTATCTGCTGGTGGTTGTGGATTAACTGATAAGGAGCACGAAAAGGAGGTGGCTTTAACTCCAGAAACGACTTGTCAACACACATTTTGTGACTAAGCATTAATGAAGGATGACCCAATTGGTGTTTTGGCTCCATTTCATTATAAACAGCAGAAGCTGGAACCATCTGAAGTGGCTCTGGTGCAAGAACTTGAGTGTAATCACCACTTAGATCATTACCGCAGCAAATAGGACTCTCTAAGAAGATGTGTTGAGGAAAAGATGACCTAAACTTGTTGGTACTCCTAAACTTTCCATGGCCTAACCCTCTAGTTAACAGAGAAGCTACTCTTTTGAACTTGGAAACTACTTCTCCTGTTTCAACCGTTAAGGATTTGGGATCACTGGTTCGTTGTGACAAGAGATTTAACACTCCATGACAGCTTTCTATAGCTGATCTGTTAGCAGCTTCAACTTCCTCCATGTTTTTCTTCTACCCAAGTTTCAGATcagagaaccaaaaaaaaaaaacctaatttcacaattctcaaactcaaacaGTTAACAACACCCAAATCTCTCCTAGACCAAGAGAATCATAATCAACACAGAAACTAAAAAGCCTAACAAAATACAGAACTTGCAACCTATATAACAAAAgatctcaaaataaaaatctaaaccagATTAAGAcatgaaaaaagagagtacATTAGATCAAATCCAAGGCGCGTGAAAAATCCAGAACTCAATCTCTAATAACCCTAGGAAGAAACCAATCACCATGAGTTCCACCAAATCACTTCCAAGGAAAAGTGCTAAGTAAAAATCGAAACTCCCTCAATCCTAAAGCTAAAAAATGAGATCTTTCTCAACACACAGAGGATAAAAATTAGCTCATGACAAAGGGtcttcaaaagaagaagaaagaaactccCTGAAAATTTAGAgctagaagaaaaaatgagatCTTTTTGAATACCCAGAAGGTAACAAATTTAGCTCAAGAGGAAGAAATCAGATAGGAAATTTTAggataaaataaagagaaagaaagatttgtcttgtttgtttctttgtgagagagagagagagatagagatggtGAGATAAAAAAGTGTCAAAGGTTATGACTTTTGCTTTGTGGGTGGGGAAGAGTTTAGACTTGCTTTTACTTAAAATtcccccaccaccaccatttctacaatttttaaatattaccaaaaacccctttttatttcctttttttcttcatttattcACTTCTCAAGGAgaccaaatttcaattttaaattttcctttttattcttaaaagcTAAAGTTATTCAATTTCTGGggaaaataaaaccaaacacaaaaacataagtGGAATACAGAACAGAGATGTGGTCGTCGCAGTTTCagaggagaggaagaaaaaaaaaacagagcccTCTGTTAAAAAAGAGTTTCTTAGGTGGGTCCTACTAGTGGACCTACTTTATACCTACTGTTTTTCGTACAAAtagaaaattgattaaaatcataaaccGTATCAATTAAAGGAAATTAGATAATGTATCTTaacattttctgattttcgGATATCTTTCTCTTAAAGTAAATGATGTGATTAACTATAAtatctttaaagaaaaattagagaaagagaatggaTTAGAGTCAAATATCTTTAATGATAATTGGACATTGACTCAGTAAAATTCTTGTACTACtatattcatatgttttaaaaatgattctAATTCCAAAGCAAAATTcgaattgattttgtattcattttagaaaatattttttattttttatttaactatttCTCGATTGTCATGAAATGGAAATAACGTCCATTGTGGAACCCACGTGTCTCCCGTTGATTTCGAATTCCGAGCACGGAGTTAGAAAAGTAACGGTATAGATTTCGACACGTGCCCTATCTCATCTGGTCGTCTCTCTAGCACGTTGTATCACGAATCACGATTGTTGACTagctcttttttgttttctttctttctgtttttttttttgtgtttgttgttcttgttgttaaTTATAcgatatttttattattcttgttttatcATATTCACAATGATAAGTGAAACTTTCTTCTTATATCTATAAATCTCTAATCATCAGTCAAATGATTGAAATTTTCTGTATTTAATGTGCagggttaaaaaaaaaaatgaggcTATTAAAGCATATAGAAGATCTTGTAGCATgtaaatttagaattttctAAATATGTTTTGTCTATTGCAAATGAATGacaattttaacattttgaacTCAAAACATATCCGTTTTAATTATCTTTCAATTGAATTAgcataagaataaaatattcttttcTATTCTAGGAGAATCATATAAGATTAATGCGACTTGGTTAGACAGACCAACTAATATTCTTCGGATCCGATTCTAAATACAGAGCTTATACAACAATACAATTGAAGTGACTTAAAATGTGATAGTAATTTAGTTGAATTAATAACCAATAATAATACATGTGTGACTTTGAACATTATCATATACTATTTCGAAATCATCCAATAACATAAGATATGTTCGAcctatcaaatttaaaaatgcTACACACATCACTTGAATATGCTGAACCAAACAAACAGAACTAACGCACTAGTAAATCAACATTATTTTTTGCTCACTTCATAACATCAAATTACAACCAACCATCTATTCCGCAATAATGATCTTTTAAACTCAAAAACTTGTGCAtttgataaagaagaaaaaggctATTTGTAATTAACGTTACATAATCGAGCTGCTGCATCATTCTCTCAAGCAAAAAACATGGCTCCTCTCTTCTCTAAGTAAGTCATACTGACTCAAGCCATGCCAATGATCCAGCGACCAACAACTTGCTAGGTAATGTCCCAGGCGATGGTGCTAAATacgttatcttcttcttctgcacaTTAACTTCCGTCACAtacacaaacccagaaacatTGCtgtatcaaagaaaaaacagagagaaagaaatatcaaaatcacgAAGAAAACATACACGAAAGCCTTTGATTCTGGAAACAGCAAGAACTTTTAGAGATTACCTTGAGATGATCTGGTCTGGTTCTTCTGCGTATGAGACAGCAAGAACAGAATGCAGCAGATCCCGATCATCGATATTTACAGGCGTCACCCGCAACGGATTTGAAACCGAGGTAGACCCGGCTGGAAGAGCCGATTTTGGCGCTTGTGGTCCACCACCAATTCGGAACACTTGCAGATCACTGAAACTCGATGTATTGGCATACGGAGAGAGTTCTTTCGATAAACCGTAAAAATATTCCTGGAAAATTCAGTTTTTGAGTTCTGAGTTACACCTCCAAAGGCATGAAAAAAGGGAtattaaaagatttgagattGAAAATTTTACCTGAATCTTAAAGTTCCTTGATCTTTTACGGACCTCTTTGACCCTGGCTACAACTCCACCAGACTTGTGAAGCTTCACGACGTCGACATTACTCTTACTTCTCAGCACATCTTTAAGCCTGCTGAAGAGTTTTTCCTGACCCAATACAAGTACAACCGAGGCATTGAATGTGTCTATTGCGTGGAGAAGCAGCTGCAAGACGAAGCAGATACAGTTCTTTATCAGGCATTTGCATAATGAAATCCACTAAGAAGGAGCTAACTATACCAAAAAATACGCTAAAAAGGATCTAACTTTTACCTCATAACCAATCCCCTCGATCCATCCCATTGTGTTGATCACCATTCCAGCAGCTCGCGATTCAGGGTTTCCGACAAACTGTTTCTCCAGAACTTGAGCAAGCTCTTTCACCAGAGCTTTGTACAGTTCAACGTTCATACTGAGAGAGCCAAAGTAGACATATTTAAATTCCTCATCGAGGGGAATAACGTATGATGGGTAGGAGAAATTTGAGAATCACTTACTTTGGTGATGCGTGGCCGTAGTAGTAAACAAGGGCCATATCAAGAGGAAACCCTTCAACTGGATCCAGTGGCATTTCAATAGGGGCAGCAGCAATAGATCCTGGTATTGTAATCGAGCCTTGGCCAACATCAAGGTCTACAAATGTAGGTCTCCATCCCTGTTTAGCTGCCCAACTAAGGAGCATCTTTGTCAATGTGCTCTTCCCGGAATCCGTAGGCCCTACTACAATAACCCGAGGTCCCTGCATTAAGTGAATTCTTAAGAACCAAGTGTTTTAACTATGCTGATATTGCAATACAATAATATTGAATATCGAAGAAAAGTACCTGAGAAGATTCTGGGTCATTAGATGTGGAAGCTTTGGCAAAACGTCTCCTTGCATCTAGTATGGCATGCACATTAATGTAGCTGACCATCGGCGTCTGGAAACAGAGATGTAgttagtaaacaaaatttgctcTACATATTTAAAGCAAGCGTAGGAATGAAACAAGTAATCCAACCTCATCTGCTGTATAGTCAGTTTCCGTGACACCATCCATCTCAATTGTCGCTCCATACCAAGTGAAAACCTGACAATAATCAAAAGGCACAAGATGGTAAGCACGGTGTTTCAGAGCTCCGATTATGAACTTTACATAAATCATTAGCAGaaggaaaaatagaaaagaaagaaattggGGGGGAAAATCACATCtatcatcaatctttttatACAACCCACTTAACAATTCTTACCTAGACAGCATAATCTTCATTTACAACCTAAATCATAAGTCTTTCATCCAactcaaacccaaaaaccctCAAACTTCACTGGCAAAGGATGTACCTTTCCAACCCCAAAAGGCCAGAGGGTGAATTCAATAGTAACTCAAGAACCCACTTTAAGAAAGATAACCACtaaaagaaactaaatcaaGAATGGCTAGTTATTTTCTACCAACAAACCCAACACCAAATATGTTACCAACAAGCTACATTTTATCTATAAGCCATAAAGCATAATGCTTACGATCGCTCTAAAAACCAAGGATTAAGAAAACACATACCGCAAATTTCATGCGAGGAGGGAAGGTACGCCATATTTCAGGAGGCAGTTCAGAGCCAAAAATCTCAGCGGTCCCGTTAACCACACGGAGTCTGAGAGGCTCTTCAGAGACTTCGATCCTGAGCTCGCTTTCTCTCTCCAATTTCACTTGCTTCAGATTAGCAGACCCGGGAACAGCTCCACTCAAAGCCGGTGGATTCATGGACGGACCACCGTACGCCATTGCTTTCACTCAGAGTAAGATATAATTGTAGACTATCTATCACTCGGAGTAACAGGAGCTCTCTTTAAGTCATTATACACACTTGCGCTTGTAatcgctcttcttcttcttaaaaacaaaagtataatCAAGTTAATCTCtgcaaacagaaaagaaaaatgcaaaCTTTACTAGATTTAAACAGCCAATCTTGACCCCGGAATTATAAAAGCACAACAGAGATCAATTTCAAACAACCAATGTATCAAAATTCATCACTAGAgtaacaatcatatatatataagagaaagTAATAGAACAgcaacagagaaagaaaaacgaGAGCCATCGATTTCTGTACCCAGAAATCGAAAAAGAGAGAACGAGAGAGCAAAAAGAAGAcgaattaccaaaaaaagggTCAATGGAGGGAAGACTGAAGGCGGCGAAAGAATGAACGGCGATTCTACGGCGAGGAGAAACGGACGTCGGAGATTCGCAaacgtgtgtgtgtgtttgagGAGAAACAGTGAATTCGACTTACGAAATCAATTTACTTTAGGTTTATATCGCTgtaatttccattttttcgATTAAGGCAAAATTGGAAAACGAATTAATCCCGGTTTGAGCCGTTAACCGACCTGAACAaccttttccatttttctacTATACAGTTTTCCggttaatataataatttgtttctaGCTTAATAAACTCAgtaaaatataacttaatacaaaaatttacCATAGAAAAATTCTAACTACGAATCTTAATACAATGTATTTTTGATTACATGTAACATCACAAAGGgatataattttacaaatgtttttattgaaaaataccACTCAATATAAATGAAATcatcttcaaattttgttacCCAGATTCCTTTTCTAATCCTGCAattaacacaaaaacaaaaactttaacaccaaaattaagagaagaaaaacaaaattagtataCGTATTGCGAAATTACCTTATCGTCCTTTGGGATTTACAATCTGAGAGAATATTTCGGTATTGTCCTCTGAGGAGAGATCACTCACATCATCTCTACCGGCGACGTTAACCGCCATGCCTCCTCTACCGAGATCCTCAGAGCTTCCTCCATTATTCGGAGTCCGATGACGAGTCCCGTCAGCAGTCTCTTGAAGCTGAAGTGCGAATTCGAGATTCCACAAAACATCTCCCATTGTCGGCCGTTCTAATCCACTATCGTTAAGACACTTCTCCGCCGTGTCTGCAAATTTCTTCAAACACTCTGCATTGATCTTCCCTTTCAGATTCGGATCGATTATATCCTCTAAATTCCCTTTTCGTTTGCAATTCATTGCCCAGTCTCCGAGACTCACTTGTTCCTTAGGCAAACTCGGGTTTAACGCTGGTCTTGCGCATAAGATTTCGAACAGAACAACTCCGAATGAGTAAACGTCTGATTTCTCAGTCAGTTGTTGTCTTCTGAAGTATTCAGGATCTAAATAACCGAAGCTTCCTTTGACGACGGTTGTTACATGGCCTCCATTCATGTTAGGTCCAGTTTTGGATAACCCAAAGTCTGAAACTTTGGCTACCCAGTTCTCATCTACGAGGATGTTAGTTGTTTTAACGTCTCTGTGTATAATCGTGTACTTTGCTCCTGTGTGAAGGTAATGTAATCCTCTTGCTGCTCCAATAGCTATCTCTAGCCTTCGTTTCCAAGTTAATTGTGGTTTCTTTGTGTTGTATAGATGCTCACGGAGTGTTCCAAATGCCATGTAATCGTATACGAGACACATTTCTCCTCCCTCGTCGCAGTATCCTATCAAGGAGACTAAGTGTTTGTGTCTTAGTCTTGAGAGGAGTTCGATTTCTGTCTCGAATTCGTTGAGTCCTTGTTCTGAAtttgggtttgatttttttaccGCTACTTTAGTTGTGCCGTCTATAACTCCTTTGTAGACTTTACCAAACCCTCCAACTCCAATGACGTTGGAATCATCGAAGTTTTGTGTTCCGTGTTTGATTTCTGGTAAAGAGAATCTACGGCATAAACCTGCTGCGAGATTGGATAGGTGACTTCCATTGTTGCTCTTCCCTGAGATGGTTGATTTGGTTCCTGATGTGGTAGAGTTTCCATATATAGGAAGCCAACTTGATGTGTGAGAGTCGCCTCCTTGATAtccttgtttcttcttgtagGCCGTGAAACACAAGGCACCGATTAAAACCGCTAAAACTCCTCCGGCCGAACCAATGATGAAAGCGTGTCTCTTTTCGttcttgaattcttttttaacCTCTTCCTCAGCTTGCATAGGCGATGGCTCGGGGTTTGGACCCGCAAGATTTTTCATGGTGTCCATCTTGAAAATCTCTAACCCGTTAAGAGATGAATCATAATATTCCGGTTGACCAAAAGTTGATGGAGTCATCTGAAGTGTAATCTCTTCGCCTCCGTTGTTGGCATCAACATATATCGCGTAGTCTTTGTACATCGGGATTCCTTTCTCTCCTGTCCACCCTATTATATCTGCAGGAGTAGTATCTGCCTGCGCTGTTCTGTTATTGATGTAAATGTTGAAAACCTTCTGGTTGATCTTGGAAAGCTGGAATTCGCAGAAATGGAGTCTCAAAATGTAGGTGAAGTTCTTATCGATTTGGAACATCCATGTAAGATTGGATTTGAGGTTGATATCTCCGTTTGGGCCTTGAGATCTTGCGGTTTTGTATATATCGGCTGGAGCTATAGACACCGGCATGTTCTGGTAGTTGATCCTAAAATTGTTGCTTGCTTGAAGTGTAACACCAAGACCCGCACTAAAGATGTAAGGTGCATCATTATACCAAGTTCTTGTCAACCCACCGGAGTCTTGGCTTCCAGGGATGTCCTGACCACCAACATTAAGTCTAAACATTGACTGAAGATTCGCAGTCTTGGCATCCATTGTTTGGTCTGTGAAACCAACAAGAGCCGCCGTGTCAAACAATTCCGGCATCTGAATCACCTCGATACCGTTTATAAAGGCAAATGCGTCTCGGTATTTATCTGAAGGGGTAAACTTGATGCTCAAAACATCTTTGTCAGTGGGTGCAAGAGAGTATTCTTTAACCAGATAAGCTTGAGTCAAAGCTTGACACGTAATCGCGGCGCTGAAATTGCTCAGTAAGGTAACATCGTTAGCTTCCACAGTGAAATACGAGTTGGAAATGTTGAGACCGGTGTATGTTGATGGGTAGAAATATAACCGAAGCAAATGTCTTTTATCTCCTTTAATCGGGATTTCATAAGTTGCTGGAGCTGTAAAGATTCTGGCTGTCATATAAGGAACTGTTGAGAGAAGTGAAGGGTCTTGATATGTAGCCGTTGCGTGAATTGAGTTTCCAGtctttaaaaactttgtatCTGGTTcccattttttcttatcttggTCAGCAGAAGCTTCTGATGTCCCGCAGCTCAGAGCTAAATCTTGTCCGTTAGATCTAGTTGGAAAAACCAATAGAAAGGAGAGACATGTGAGGAAAAAGAGAATCCGAGTTTTCCCGCTCATGGCTGACACATCAACGGGTAGAGACTCTTTgccttaaacaaaaaatgaggagagaaaagctttcttttttgtaagaaTTAAGATCACTTTTACGCTTGTGGACAAAATTAGAAGTTTATTTCTTATTGTCTCTGTAACCTAACCATAGAAAGTCAGGACTTGCATGGATgaacaagaagcaaaaaccttgcaagaaaaaaaaaaacaaggtacacactcttttttcttttctattttctcgttttgtctagtttttttttgtttgtaattatGAGGTTACTGgtgtttttctcattttccGTCGTTCTGTctgaaagagaaacaaaattagttagAAAAATTCGTGGTGGAGAGGATTACCCGAACAAGCTATGTTTAGCATATAGTTAGAGAAACTGAAAAgacttttgttctttgactACAACATGAAAATTCATGTAATCTAAATATAGAACTCTTAGACCATATTGTTTCAATAACATTattacaaacttttgaaaGTTTGACTTGATAGAGATAGACTACGACATGTTTTGAAACTCTTTTCTTAGAATGGTCAAGGATCTAAACAAAGAAAGTCCCTAAAGATCTGGATGAATCAATCGTCAAATTTTAAGCAATGGAAGAAAATAGCTTTTTGACTTTTATCCATTACATAGATCAATGGTGGAAACTAGTTTGTTATTCTCCATTAAAGCACTAAGAGTCTCTTCAAAGTTTATCTGGTCGGGTTGGGAAAAATCCAACTAGAGAAGAGCATAAAAGTAGACATCTGATCAACCCGACCCATaataacctttttttgttggccGCGTAATATGTTCGAGCGCGGCCATCACACTAAGaacattcataaaaaaaaatccacagGATTCAAAGCCCTTAAGCTTTGATCATAGTCTCTTAAAGAGGTAGTAAAACCATAAACTAGAGCCCCAATTTGCATTCACAAGCCACCTAACACATTAGCTTCTGGTCATTTCTGCTTTATATACACATCAAGTAAAAAAtggtgagaagaagagaaggtcTTACATTGCCAATCATAAAACCGGCGCTTCCCGAGGTCAGATCAGCAGCGACAACGCCGGTGGCCtcacagaaaccaaaacatcGTTTATCGAAACAACTA from Arabidopsis thaliana chromosome 3, partial sequence includes these protein-coding regions:
- the ANX1 gene encoding Malectin/receptor-like protein kinase family protein (ANXUR1 (ANX1); FUNCTIONS IN: protein serine/threonine kinase activity, protein kinase activity, kinase activity, ATP binding; INVOLVED IN: pollen tube growth; LOCATED IN: apical plasma membrane; EXPRESSED IN: 8 plant structures; EXPRESSED DURING: L mature pollen stage, M germinated pollen stage, 4 anthesis, petal differentiation and expansion stage; CONTAINS InterPro DOMAIN/s: Protein kinase, ATP binding site (InterPro:IPR017441), Malectin/receptor-like protein kinase (InterPro:IPR021720), Protein kinase, catalytic domain (InterPro:IPR000719), Serine-threonine/tyrosine-protein kinase (InterPro:IPR001245), Protein kinase-like domain (InterPro:IPR011009), Serine/threonine-protein kinase, active site (InterPro:IPR008271); BEST Arabidopsis thaliana protein match is: Malectin/receptor-like protein kinase family protein (TAIR:AT5G28680.1); Has 116261 Blast hits to 114696 proteins in 4495 species: Archae - 97; Bacteria - 13075; Metazoa - 43488; Fungi - 9623; Plants - 32771; Viruses - 440; Other Eukaryotes - 16767 (source: NCBI BLink).) — translated: MSGKTRILFFLTCLSFLLVFPTRSNGQDLALSCGTSEASADQDKKKWEPDTKFLKTGNSIHATATYQDPSLLSTVPYMTARIFTAPATYEIPIKGDKRHLLRLYFYPSTYTGLNISNSYFTVEANDVTLLSNFSAAITCQALTQAYLVKEYSLAPTDKDVLSIKFTPSDKYRDAFAFINGIEVIQMPELFDTAALVGFTDQTMDAKTANLQSMFRLNVGGQDIPGSQDSGGLTRTWYNDAPYIFSAGLGVTLQASNNFRINYQNMPVSIAPADIYKTARSQGPNGDINLKSNLTWMFQIDKNFTYILRLHFCEFQLSKINQKVFNIYINNRTAQADTTPADIIGWTGEKGIPMYKDYAIYVDANNGGEEITLQMTPSTFGQPEYYDSSLNGLEIFKMDTMKNLAGPNPEPSPMQAEEEVKKEFKNEKRHAFIIGSAGGVLAVLIGALCFTAYKKKQGYQGGDSHTSSWLPIYGNSTTSGTKSTISGKSNNGSHLSNLAAGLCRRFSLPEIKHGTQNFDDSNVIGVGGFGKVYKGVIDGTTKVAVKKSNPNSEQGLNEFETEIELLSRLRHKHLVSLIGYCDEGGEMCLVYDYMAFGTLREHLYNTKKPQLTWKRRLEIAIGAARGLHYLHTGAKYTIIHRDVKTTNILVDENWVAKVSDFGLSKTGPNMNGGHVTTVVKGSFGYLDPEYFRRQQLTEKSDVYSFGVVLFEILCARPALNPSLPKEQVSLGDWAMNCKRKGNLEDIIDPNLKGKINAECLKKFADTAEKCLNDSGLERPTMGDVLWNLEFALQLQETADGTRHRTPNNGGSSEDLGRGGMAVNVAGRDDVSDLSSEDNTEIFSQIVNPKGR